The Leishmania donovani BPK282A1 complete genome, chromosome 10 genomic interval AGGTTGCTGAGGTAGCAGAGAGCGCTGTTCTCCATCTCGATGTTCgcgacgcgctgctcgcCTTCGCTGACGTTGAAGCGCAGGTCGCCGAGTTCCTCGGTGAGATGCGGGACGGTGAGGTGACCGCGAAAGCGGCCGACACTGCGACCTTGGCATCCGtagaagccgctgccgctgcacgtgGTTCCCACGTAGTagggctgctgctccgaCACACCCGCCTTTCTGTTGAGAGCCGTGCAGGCGTCCACGAGACCCTGCGTGATGGCGGGTGCGGCCTTGGTTGCGTACACCTGTACCTTCCCGAGGGAGGTTGCCTGAACCTTCGCCAGCACCTCTTTCACGTCCGCCGTGTGGTTCACCGCAGGGGGGTCGTAGTATTGGCAGGTGTTGTCCATGCCGACGGCGTACCGCGTGATGGCGAGGCAGCCTATCTGCACCTCGTCATTCGGTGTGCCGCAGGTGCCAACGCGGATCAGCTTCACCCTCGATGGATCGAACGGCGTCTCGAGCGGGTCTGCCGGGGTATCATCCCCGACGcgagcgcgccatcgccgcttCTGCGTGTCGTACTCCTTCAGGATGTGCACCTCGTTCATCACGATCTCGATGTTGTCGGTGCCCATGCCTGTGCTCAGCACCGTCACTGGAACTCCGTGGTACGCTCCGGTAACGACCTTGATTTCACGGTGCGAGGCCTCGTAGACGATGCTGCCAGTGTCCAGGTAGGTGCTCACCATTTTCACGCGGCCTGGATCACCGACCAAGATGATGCGGTCTGCCaggcgctcgctgctgcaggcgacgTGGTAGGTGACCCCATCCGGGGTGAGCGGAAGGTCCGGATCAACGTTGCCGAGAAAgccacagccgctgccggacaTTATGACGGCGCTGGTAGGAAGAGGTTGCGTACTGCTGGTGGCATGGGAAcagcaaggagagagagaaggagagaaagagggagggggggctcCGGTGGACGAGGCCAACAGAGATACACAGCACACCAGAGGGCTGGATTGAGAATGATGGTGGCCATTCCCACACATGCGTCCTgcacggcgacgacgagggtggtggtggtggcggtggagggcaTAAATGCGGCGATGACGATACGCGGAGATGGACCACGCCGGGCCACGTCTCACATGCATTTGCGAAAGGGCGCCAACCACTTTTCTCTTGGACAAGTGTGTATTGGCTGACCATCGCGCAcgagcaccaccacgacaCCGAGCGCGAACGGCAGCCATGACGACGGTGAGGATGATGCCGCTCCGCTTCCCGCGTTGTCTatcttgtgtgcgtgtgttgcgCCTTCACACGGGCAGAGAAGCGCCCTCACTCCTCCCAATaggcggagagaagagagggcgagccGGAGGCGGCCTCTGCACTTACATGCATGGGCCAGGCAAGCATACAGCCACAAGGGCCAAGGGGTACACAGACGCATGGGAGCGACTGAGacgcggagagggcgagtggacaagggagggggaggggagagaagtgCACCGGCGACACACAACGAGGGAGGCAAACAAGTTCGATCTCGATGGAGTTCCAACCGCTACGACGCTCACgggcacgcatacacacatacacacacacacatacgcaaaCCTCGCGCATCTCTCTGCGAGCCGATCTctcccgcctctcccccttcctccttaAAAGTGAAGAGTTCCTGCCCTCGCCAGGGTGAGGTCAgtgagggaaagagagggagagacagagaaggagggaggcggggggggggtgaggcgCTTTATCGGGGTTGATGGGCTCCATTCTCCATCTCTTTCAAGCCTGTGATGGGTAGTGCCACCAAACGTGTTGGGCATGGCCACGTAGGCagtggagagaggaggcaatGAAGAGAGCGCGCAAGTGAGCGAGAGTTCGTCGTTCGGGACCCCCTGCCCAGTACGCGCCCCCTCTTCACCACGGGATGTCCTCGTGTGCTGCTCCTCGAGCCCGTCTCACCCTCCAGAGCAGGAAATCAACGAGGACAgcatcgcacacacacacacacctacaaTACACTCGCCCATCACGTGTAGCGCGTATAAGCAGTGCATGTTTTATCTATGCTGGCGAGGAGTTCAGTAGGAGGAAGGGGCCCTCCGCCCACGTGCCTCGCTCTCTTGCTTGCCCCCTCTATTTTCATTTTCTGTTCCCTTGTGTGCAtgccggtgcgcacgcttATCTGGCATGGCCATCCCGGGTGCGGTCGGCCCACAGCTTCGCATACTCGTAACTGGTCGACGCCAAGACACCGTCCACAACACACGCGTTcacgctcagcagcagcccgctGTAGAAGCCGCGGAAGCCGCGCctgcggtgcagctgccgagTCACGGACCACAGCGTAGCTCCGGGGGTCACCTGCAGATTTGTTCGCACCACCAGATAGGGATTGAAGAGCACCGCGGTAGCCGCGCTCGTCGTGACGGAGGCAGCACCGTTGATGAGGACGTTGTC includes:
- a CDS encoding nucleoside phosphorylase-like protein; its protein translation is MSGSGCGFLGNVDPDLPLTPDGVTYHVACSSERLADRIILVGDPGRVKMVSTYLDTGSIVYEASHREIKVVTGAYHGVPVTVLSTGMGTDNIEIVMNEVHILKEYDTQKRRWRARVGDDTPADPLETPFDPSRVKLIRVGTCGTPNDEVQIGCLAITRYAVGMDNTCQYYDPPAVNHTADVKEVLAKVQATSLGKVQVYATKAAPAITQGLVDACTALNRKAGVSEQQPYYVGTTCSGSGFYGCQGRSVGRFRGHLTVPHLTEELGDLRFNVSEGEQRVANIEMENSALCYLSNLLGYQAGTVCVVIARRSRTNRTFATPEQLAKGLSRAITIALETLIKE